The genomic region CGGCGCGCTCGAGGTCGGCGCGCGCGAGACCGCTCTCGCGCTCGATCGCGTCCCAGCCGGTCTCGCGCATCTGCTGCGCGAACGCATCGAAGCCGCGCGTGTGCGCCTCGATGAACGCCACGTCGAGCACGCGCGGCGCGCCCGCGGCGAGCGCCGCGTCGTCGGCCGCGATCACGGCCTTGCAGAGCCCGGCCAGCGCGGCGCCGTCGCCGCCGATGCGCAGCTGGTGGTACTGCGTGGAAATCTGCGTGTCGCCCGGCGTGAGCATCTCGCGCGGCGACTGCGGATTGACGAAGCCGACCAGGCCCGGCTCGCGCAGCGGGTTGAACGTGACGATCGGCACGCCGCGGCGGCGCGCGTCCTGCAGCGGGTGCAGCATGCGCGGGCTGTTGGTGCCGACGTTCTGGCCGAAGAAGAACATCAGGTCGGTCTGCTCGAAGTCCTCCAGGCCGATGGTGCCGACGCCGACGCCGATCGACGCCTTCAGCCCGACGCTGCTGCTCTCGTGGCACATGTTCGAGCTGTCGGGCAGGTTGTTGGTGCCGTACTGGCGCGCGAACAGCTGCAGCAGGTAGGAGGTCTCCAGCGAGGCGCGGCCCGACGAGTAGAACACCGCGCGGGCCGGCTCGATGGCGTTCAGCTCGCGGCCGATCTCGTCGAACGCCTGCTGCCAGCTCACCGGCAGGTAGCGGTCGCTGGCCGCGTCGTAGCGCAGCGGCTCGGTCAGCCGGCCGGCCGCCTCGAGATCATGGTCGTGCCAGGTCTCGAGTTCGGCGAGCGGATGCGCCGCGAAGAAGTCGGCGCCGACGCGCTTCGAGGTGGTGTCCCAGGCGGTCGCCTTCGCGCCGTTCTCGCAGAACTCGAACGGATGCGGGCCGGCCGGCTTGGCCCATGAGCAGCTCACGCACATGAAGCCGTCGGGCTTGTTCTGCCGCATCAGCGCGGCGCCGCCCTTGCGCACGGCGTGTTCGCTCGCGAGGATCGCCACCACCGCCTTCATCGAACCCCATCCGCCCGCCGGATGCGGATAGGCGTCGTTGCGGGTCTCCGGTTCGGCGTCGAGGCCGTCGTGGTGCGGGCTGGGATCGGGGCTGTCGTGCATGATCGATGCTCCTGGGCAAGTGGCCGCGCGGCTCAGCCGTGAACCGGGCAGCCGTTGAACCGTTCGCGGAACGCCGCGGACTGTGCGTAGGCGGGCCGGCGCGCGCGCATCACGCCGCCGAGCGGGCGGTGCGCGGCGAGCCCGTGCCACGGGCTGAACGACATGCCGTCGTCGACCACCCGCGCGCGCGCGGCGCTCCAGGCCGGCTGCGCGACCACCCGCAGGGTGGCGACGGTCAGGTAGGGGCTCGCGTCCTCGGGCCAGACCGCCGAGGCATCCTCCACCGGCATACGCTCGAGGTCGGTCGCCAGCTGCACGCGCAGCTCCCAGACTCCGCCGTGGCGCGCGAAGAACGCCACCACTTCGTCGCGCAGCGCGTCGGGGCGGCCCTTCAGGTCGAGCGGCGCGCCCTTGAGCGCGACCAGCTCCGGCGACACCGGCACCACGGCCAGCTTGGCGAAGTACGGCCCGTACAGGCACGGCGCGCAGGTGTAGAAGGTCTCGCCGAGGAGGTGGCTGGCCGGATGGCCGCCGAGGTTCTTCAGCGCCGCGCCAGGCACGCCCGCCGCCTCGAGCATGCGCTCGGCGCCGCGCATCACGGCCGACAGCGCCCGCTTGCCGCCCGGGGCGCGGCCGGTGGTCTGCGCGAGCAGCTTCAGGCTGCGCACGAAGGCCTTCGGCGTGGGCGCGGAGAAGGCCGGCGCATTGACCATCACGAAGTCCTGCGTGCGCAGCGCCTCGCTGCCGGGCAGCCGCTCGCCGTCGACGTCGGCGAGCTTCAGCGCGAGGCCGCGCGGCGTCGACACCGCGTCGTCGAGCAGGTCGCCGGGAGTGGTGGACAGGCGCAGCGTCACGCGATAGCTGCCGCGGCGGGCGAACACGCCTTGCGCGAGCGGCGGCGGCAGGCCCTCGGCCACCGTCAGTTCGCCGTCCAGCAGGCCGTGGCTCTTGGCATGCAGGCTGCGCAGGGCGTGGCCGCAGTCGTTCGCGGCGGTCTGCTGGATCTGGTGCAGTGCGTCGATCAGCTCGCGCACCGTGTCGGCCTCGTCGTCGGGAATCTGCTCGAACATCGGGTCGAAGGGCAGTGGCTGGATCGTCAGCAGGGGGGCGGTCATCGCGATCTCCGCGCGGCGGTGGGAATCTCTGCAGAGGCAAGCCGCGTGCCCGGCACCGTCGGCCGCGCCCGGCGCGGCTGCGCACGGCGCCGGGCGCGGTTGCGCCGCCGCGGCGCGCGCAACCGGGCGGCCCGGCTTGTAGAAAAGCACGAGGGCGGCGGGCCTCGCTGCGGCCCTGGCGCGGCCTGGCAGCCGTGCCCACCGCGGCGCCGGCGCTTCAGCGCGGCGCGGCCGGCTCCGGCCGGCGTGCGGCGTGCGGCGCGCGGCGGCCGTTGTGGCTGCCGCCGCTTGCGCCGCCGGCTTCGATGCGGTCGCGGAAATAGCGGGCGGTGGCGGCCAGCCCCTCGTCGAGCGAGGTGCCGGGCCGCCAGCCGAGCAGCGCCTGGGCGCGCGCGATGTCGGGCTGGCGGTGCCACGGGTCGTCCACGGGCAGCGGGTGCAGCACGATCGGCGAGGCCGAGCCGGTGAGGGCGACGATCCGCTCGGCCGTCGCGCGCATCGTCACCTCGTGCGGGTTGCCGAGATTGACCGGGCCGCCGGGGTCCTCGTCGAGGTTCATCAGACGCACGAACGCGTCGATCATGTCGTCCACGTAGCAGAACGAGCGCGTCTGCGAGCCGTCGCCGTAGAGCGTGAGCGGCTCGCCCTGCAGGGCCTGCATCATGAAGTTCGACACCACGCGGCCGTCGGCCGGATGCATGCGCGGCCCGTAGGTGTTGAAGATGCGCGCGATGCGGATCTGCAGGCCGTGCTGGCGCCGGTAGTCCATGAACAGCGTCTCGGCGCAGCGCTTGCCCTCGTCGTAGCAGGCGCGCGGGCCGAGCGGATTGACGTGCCCCCAGTAATCCTCCTTCTGCGGATGCACGAGCGCGTCGCCGTACACCTCGCTCGTCGAGGCCTGGAAGATTCGCGCCTTCACGCGCTTGGCCAGGCCCAGCATGTTGATCGCGCCGTGGACGCTGGTCTTGGTGGTCTGCACCGGGTCGTGCTGGTAGTGGATCGGCGAGGCCGGGCAGGCGAGGTTGTAGATCTGGTCGACCTCGACGTAGAGCGGGAAGGTCACGTCGTGGCGCAGCAGCTCGAAGTTGTCGCAGTCGCGCAGGTGCGCGATGTTGTCCTTGGTGCCGGTGTAGAAGTTGTCGACGCAGAGCACGTCGTGGCCGTCGGCCACCAGCCGCTCGCACAGATGCGAGCCGAGAAACCCGGCGCCGCCGGTGACCAGGATGCGTTTGCGCGTCAGTTCTTTCATGGTGCCTCGCCCTCGTTGTATGCGCGATGCGCGGGAGTGCGCCGGAGCCGGTTGCTGCCCGTCATGCGGCAACCTGCAGCAGCGTGCGGTGCCAGTCGTCGACGAAGCGGCCGATGCCGAACCGTTCGAGCGCGGTGCGCCGCGCGCCGTCGCCGAGCCGCCGCGCCTCGGCGGGATCGCGCAGCAGGGCGCGCATGGCGTCCGTCAGCGCGGCGGGATCGGTGTGGATGAAGCCGTTCTCGCCGTTGCGGATCACGGTGGCAAGCTCGGTGGCGGCAAGGCCCACGATCGGCATGCCGATCGTCATCGCCTCGACGATCGCGAGGCCCAGGCTGGTCCAGCGGATCGGATTGAAGAAGAAGCGGTAGCGCGCGCAGAACGCGGCCAGCTCGAGGTTGCCGATCTCCCCCAGGCCGCCGAGCCGTTCGGCGTCCATGCCGACCAGGTCGAGCGGCACCTGCTCGCGCGCGGCCTCGAACAGGTCGGCGCCGAGCCGGCGCCCGCGCTGCGCGAGGTGATTGACCACCACGATGCCGCGCTCGAGCTCGCCGCTGTGGCGCACGCCGGCCGGCACCACCACGCCGTGCTCGATCACCGCGGTCGGGGTGGCGCCGCCATCCCACATCACGCGGTTGAAATGCGTGACGTGAACCAGCAGCGTGTCGCGATCGTCCACCCAGTGCCGCTGCGCGAACGGGCTTTCCTGCGGCGGATCGTGCTCGACGACCACGCGCGGCAGGCGCTGCTGCGCGGCGCTCAGCACCTGCTCGCGGTCGTGCTCCCAGTGCGTGCGGTGCTGGTACAGGATCACGTCGAAATCCTCGTGGCGCACCCGCTCGGCGGGAATTTCGTGGACGTTGTCGCCCCACGGCAGCACGCCGACCTTGCCGGCGTAGCCGGGCGGATTGCCCGGCCGCGTGACCAGATGGAACTCGTGCGGCGTCTGGCTCAGGTAGTAGAGGTAGTTGCCGTGGACGTGCCAGGTCAGCACGCGCAGCCGGCGGCGCTCAGGCAGCATGATGGGTCTCCTTGGCGGGGCCGGCGGCGCCGGCGGGCGGGGCCCGGTGGGCGCCGTGGACGTGTTCGAGCTGCCTGCGCGCCGCGCCCGCGGCCTGTTCGACGCTGACGTTGAGCGCGCAGACGTGGCCGTAGGGGCAGTCGCGGAACAGGCAGGGGCGGCACGGCGGATAGTCGGCCAGCACGCGGTGCAGCACGCGGTCGAGCGGCGCCCAGCGGCGCGTGTCGCTGCCCGAGGCCACCACCACCGAGGCGGTGCGCAGGGCCGCCGCGACGTGCGAGATGCCGGTGTCGTTGCAGACCACGAGGCGCGAGCGCGCGACCAGCGCGGCCAGGCCGCCGAGCGAGGTGGCGCCGGCCAGATGCCGCGCGGGGGCCTGCATCGCGCCGCAGACGGCGTCCGCCAGCGCCGCCTCGGCGGCGGTGCCGGTGATCGCGATCTGCCAGCCGTCGGCGGCCAGCCGGTCGGCCAGCGCCGCGAAGCGCTCGGGCGGCCAGCGGCGCGAGGGCAGCTGCGCGCCCGGGTGCACCAGCACCAGCCGCGCCGGTTCGAGGCCGTGCTCGGCGATCAGGGCTGTGCATTCGTCGTGGTCGCGCGGCTGCAGCGGGAACGCGAGCCGGCGGTCCACGGCCGGCGCGCCGAGCGCCTCCATCAGCCGCAGGTAGCGCTCGGGCTCGGGCAGCGTATCGGGCCAGTCGACGAAGGTGCCGCGCC from Burkholderia glumae LMG 2196 = ATCC 33617 harbors:
- a CDS encoding catalase family protein, which translates into the protein MTAPLLTIQPLPFDPMFEQIPDDEADTVRELIDALHQIQQTAANDCGHALRSLHAKSHGLLDGELTVAEGLPPPLAQGVFARRGSYRVTLRLSTTPGDLLDDAVSTPRGLALKLADVDGERLPGSEALRTQDFVMVNAPAFSAPTPKAFVRSLKLLAQTTGRAPGGKRALSAVMRGAERMLEAAGVPGAALKNLGGHPASHLLGETFYTCAPCLYGPYFAKLAVVPVSPELVALKGAPLDLKGRPDALRDEVVAFFARHGGVWELRVQLATDLERMPVEDASAVWPEDASPYLTVATLRVVAQPAWSAARARVVDDGMSFSPWHGLAAHRPLGGVMRARRPAYAQSAAFRERFNGCPVHG
- a CDS encoding UDP-glucuronic acid decarboxylase family protein; the encoded protein is MKELTRKRILVTGGAGFLGSHLCERLVADGHDVLCVDNFYTGTKDNIAHLRDCDNFELLRHDVTFPLYVEVDQIYNLACPASPIHYQHDPVQTTKTSVHGAINMLGLAKRVKARIFQASTSEVYGDALVHPQKEDYWGHVNPLGPRACYDEGKRCAETLFMDYRRQHGLQIRIARIFNTYGPRMHPADGRVVSNFMMQALQGEPLTLYGDGSQTRSFCYVDDMIDAFVRLMNLDEDPGGPVNLGNPHEVTMRATAERIVALTGSASPIVLHPLPVDDPWHRQPDIARAQALLGWRPGTSLDEGLAATARYFRDRIEAGGASGGSHNGRRAPHAARRPEPAAPR
- a CDS encoding glycosyltransferase family 4 protein, encoding MLPERRRLRVLTWHVHGNYLYYLSQTPHEFHLVTRPGNPPGYAGKVGVLPWGDNVHEIPAERVRHEDFDVILYQHRTHWEHDREQVLSAAQQRLPRVVVEHDPPQESPFAQRHWVDDRDTLLVHVTHFNRVMWDGGATPTAVIEHGVVVPAGVRHSGELERGIVVVNHLAQRGRRLGADLFEAAREQVPLDLVGMDAERLGGLGEIGNLELAAFCARYRFFFNPIRWTSLGLAIVEAMTIGMPIVGLAATELATVIRNGENGFIHTDPAALTDAMRALLRDPAEARRLGDGARRTALERFGIGRFVDDWHRTLLQVAA
- a CDS encoding glycosyltransferase family 9 protein; amino-acid sequence: MSASPFPMAPAPRRIAVFRALQLGDMLCAVPALRALRRAAPAARIALIGLPWAQAFVERYADLLDELIVFPGAPGFPEQPETDAGLPGFFAAMRARHFDLAIQLHGSGGVANTLLLELGARANAGFVQPGEAARRGTFVDWPDTLPEPERYLRLMEALGAPAVDRRLAFPLQPRDHDECTALIAEHGLEPARLVLVHPGAQLPSRRWPPERFAALADRLAADGWQIAITGTAAEAALADAVCGAMQAPARHLAGATSLGGLAALVARSRLVVCNDTGISHVAAALRTASVVVASGSDTRRWAPLDRVLHRVLADYPPCRPCLFRDCPYGHVCALNVSVEQAAGAARRQLEHVHGAHRAPPAGAAGPAKETHHAA